CCGAGCAGGGCGAGCTGACCCTGGAGGTTAAGCGGGCGGGACGCGTGCTCATCCGGATCCCGTACTCGCCGTGGCTCGGGCTCGTCGACGCGGAGGGCAAGAGCCTGCAGCCCCCGCAGGAGACCGAGGAGTCCAAGCGGCGGGAGGACGGGGCGCCGAAGACGTACGACAACGTCAACGGCTGCCTGATGGAGACGGAGGAGGACGCCCAGGGCGACCAGTGGACGGAACTGCTCGCGCCCAGGGCCGGCACGTACCGTCTGGCGGCGCCCTATCAGCTGCCCCGGGGCACGGGCTGCCCCGAGGAGCTGCGGGAAGAGGTCCGCGGCAGCGAGGAGTAGCGCGCCGCCGGGGCGCCGAGGAGGACGGGTGGGCGCCGGGCTCAGCCGAGGTGGGCCTCGACCGCGGCGACGACCTCGGCGGACTCCGGTTCGGTCTGCGGCGAGAAGCGCGCGACGACCGTGCCGTCCCGGCCGATCAGGAACTTCTCGAAGTTCCAGCGGATGTCGCCGCTGTGCCCCTCGCCGTCGGCGAAGCCGGTGAGGCGTTCGTAGAGGGTGTGGCGGGCGTCCCCGTTCACGTCGACCTTCTCGGTCATCGGGAAGGTCACGCCGTACGTCGCCGAGCAGAACTCCGCGATCTCCTCGGACGAGCCGGGCTCCTGGCCCATGAACTGGTTGCACGGCACCCCGAGCACGGTGAAGCCCTGCGCCGCGTACCGCTCGTGCAGCCGCTCCAGGCCCGCGTACTGCGGGGTGAGCCCGCACTTGGACGCCACGTTGACGACGAGCACGGCCCGGCCCTTGTACTGGCCGAGGTCCGCGGAACCGCCCTGCAGCGCATCGATGTCGACGTCGAGAGCGGAGGCGCCGGAGGCGGCGGGGGAGACGGAGGCGTTGTCAGTAGTCATGACCGGATGCTAGCTCCGGTCCGACGGAGCCGGATCGGCACCCTGCGCCCCGCGCGCTACGCCCCCGCCTCCTGCGCTCCGACGAGCACGTCGCCCTCGGCCGTCCGGTAGTAGAGGACCGACCGCCCCGAACGCCGCCGCTCCACCAGGTGGGCGTCGAGCAGCAGCCTCAGATGGCGGCCGACGGAGCCGAGCCCCTGCCCGGTGACGGCGACCAGCTGGCTCGTACTCATGGGGGCCCCGAGCAGGACGAGCACGCGGGCCCGAGCGCCCCCGAGCAGCCGGGCGAGACTGCCCGGAACGGCGACGGACGAGGGCCCGCCCCCGCCGCCCGGCCGAGCCTGCGCCAGCACACCCGAGCAGGGGTACACGATCCCGTACCGGGGCGGCGTCGCGCCGGGGTGAGGGTGCTGCGGGGGCTCCTCCCACGACACCCATCCGTGTCGCTGCGGAGTCACCGGTACGAAGACGATGCGGGCGTCGGAGACGTCGTGCGGCGGGTACTCGTGCAGGTTGACCTGCAGCCGGTTCTCGCCGAGCCAGCGCATACCCGGCCGCATCGCCCCGAGCGCCGCCGCCCACCCCTCCTGGCTCAGCCGGGCGGTGCGGGCCACGACATCCGCTTCGAGCACGCGTCGGCGCCGGTGCCAGTCGGGGCGTACCGCCTCGGTCCAGACATGGGTGAGCAGGTCGGCGGCGCGTTCGGGAAGGTCCTCGCGGTCCCGGAGGATCTCGGGAAGCGGACCGCGCAGAGCGACGGCGAGGTGGGCGCGGGCCGCCTCGGGGGAGGCCTCGCGCACCCGGGCGACCTCCGTGGCGAAGTCCTCGTCGCCGCGCGGGGTGGGCGTGAGGAAGTCGGCGATCCACTCGCGTCCGAACCCGGCCCGGACGAGGGCGGCGGTGACGGGATCGGCCGCCAAGTGCCGCTCGTAGCAGGACAGATGGGCGTTCAGCCAGGCCCGTTCGCCGGGATGCGCGGCGCCGCGGACGTGCAGAGCCTTCAGACAGGCGAAGGTCTCGGCGAGCGGTGAGAGCGCGAACCGGCTGCCGGCAAGGGTGTCGGCACTGACCTGCCACCAGCCCACGTCTTCCCCTCTCTTCCCGTGTCGTGTCGCGTCGCGTCGTCACGATTGTTTCGCACAGACGCGAAACAATAACGGTCGCTTCGACGAGGATCCGAGACTCCGGCGCATGCCCACGACATGCCGGTCCACGACCTACCGCTCCCTCTTCCGCACCCCGGAATTCACCCCCCTCTTCCTGGCCTCCTCGGCGCAGGTGGCGGCGCAGACGATGAGCGGACTCGCGCTCGGCACGCTGGTCTACCGGGCCACGGACTCACCCCTCCTGTCGGCCCTGAGCATGTTCGGGCCCTCGCTCGCCCAGGTCCTGGGCGCGACCACGCTCCTGTCGGCGGCCGACCGGCTCGCACCGCGCGCCACGATGACGGGCACGGCGCTCGCGTTCGCGGCGGGTACGGCGCTCCTGGCGCTCCCCGCCCCCCTCTGGACGGTCTTCGCGCTGGTCCTCACCCTCGGCCTGGTGGCCTCCCTCGGCGGCGGTGTCCGCTGGGGCCTGCTGAACGAGATCCTGCCCAAGGACGCGTACATCGTGGGCCGTTCGGTCTTCAACATGGCGAACGGGATCACCCAGATCACGGGGTACGCCACCGGAGGCGTCCTGATCACGCTCCTGTCCCCGCGCGGCACCCTGCTCACGGCGGCGGCCCTGTACGCGACGGCCGCGCTGATCGCCCGCTGTGCCCTGACTGCCCGCCCGCCGAGAGCGAAGGGCCGCCCGTCGATACGCGCCACCTGGCACACGAACAGGACCCTGCTCTCCCCGTCCCCCCGCCGCCACCTCTACCTGGCCCTGTGGATTCCCAACGGCCTGATCGTCGGCTGCGAGTCCCTCTACGTCCCGTACGCCCCCGAGCACGCGGGTCTGCTCTTCGCGTGCGCGGCGCTGGGCATGCTGGCCGGGGACGTGGCGGTGGCCCGTCTCGCCGGACCGGCCCTGCGCGCCCGCCTCGGCGTACCCCTGCTCCTGCTGCTGGCGGCCCCGTATCTCCTCTTCGTCCTGCACCCGCGCCCGTCCCTGGCCGCGGCGCTCGCCGCGCTGGCCTCCATCGGCTTCGGCGCGAGCCTTCTGCAGCAGGAACACCTCATGGCTGTCACACCGCCCGAACTGGCGGGCCACGCCCTGGGGTTGCACTCGGCGGGGATGCTGGCGATGCAGGGTGTGGGCGCGGCGCTGGCGGGTTCGCTGGCCCAGCTGACGTCACCGGCGACGGCGATGACGATCACGGCGGCGACCTCGATCACGGTCACGCTGACGCTGGCGCGGGGCTTGGCCTCCGCCCCCGTACGACCGCCGTCGGTATCGCCTGTAGGCGCGCCTATCGGGCGACGAACTGGGTGAGGATCGCCTGGACCTCGTAGATGTCGACGCCCTTGGTGAAGGTCTTCTCGATGGGCGTGGGCGTGCCGGAGATCCAGATCTTCAGTTCGGCGTCGAGGTCGAAGGTCCCGGCGGTCTCGACGGCGAAGTGCGTGATGCTGCGGTACGGAACGGAGTGGTACTCCGTCTTCTTGCCCGTGATGCCCTGCTTGTCGACCAGGATGAGACGGCGGTCGGTGAAGAGGATGGTGTCGCGGATCAACTGGAAGGCGGCGTAGACCTGCTCGTTCTGCCCGAGCAGGCGCGCGTAGTCGTTCTGGGCCTTCGCCGGATCGACGGTGTGCGCGTTTCCGAACAGCGCCATGACAGCCCCCATGGGATAAGTGAAGTCGGGATGTGTGAAGTGCCAGGATCCTCGCACCGGGATCCATGGGGAGCAATGCCTGGTTTCCGGCGTGCGAACGGATGTCGAGAACGCGACCCCGGCTCCGTCCCAGGTATGCGAGCGGCCACCGCCGGCCGCACGAGAAGTCCGAGAAGCGCAAGAAGTATGAGCAGAAGGAGAGACGGGCATGGCAATTCAGCGGATGGACAACGTCGGCATCGTCGTCGAGGACTTGGATGCCGCCATCGCGTACTTCGTGGAACTCGGTATGGAGCTGGAGGGCAGGGCGCGGGTCGAGGGCCCCGTCGCCGACCAGTGCACCGGACTCGACGGAGTCAGCTGCGACATCGCGATGGTCCGGACCCCGGACGGCCACAGCCGGCTGGAACTGGCGAAGTACCGCAGCCCGGCGGCGGTCGGCGCCGGCCCGCGCAACCAGCCGCACAACATCCTGGGCACGCACCGCGTCATGTTCGCCGTCGACGACATCAAGGACACGGTCGCCCGCCTGCGCCCGCACGGCGCCGAACTCCTCGGCGAGATCGCCCGCTTCGAGGACAGCTACCTGCTCTGCTACGTCCGCGGCCCGGAGGGCATCATCGTCGGCCTGGCGGAGCAACTGAGCTGAGAGGGATCGCGTCAGGACAGCGTCCGTACCGGCGGTCCGCGCGGGAGCAGAGACGTGCGCCCGGCTCAGTCGAGCAGCGAC
This sequence is a window from Streptomyces ortus. Protein-coding genes within it:
- a CDS encoding PH domain-containing protein, giving the protein MALFGNAHTVDPAKAQNDYARLLGQNEQVYAAFQLIRDTILFTDRRLILVDKQGITGKKTEYHSVPYRSITHFAVETAGTFDLDAELKIWISGTPTPIEKTFTKGVDIYEVQAILTQFVAR
- a CDS encoding ArsR/SmtB family transcription factor, translated to MGWWQVSADTLAGSRFALSPLAETFACLKALHVRGAAHPGERAWLNAHLSCYERHLAADPVTAALVRAGFGREWIADFLTPTPRGDEDFATEVARVREASPEAARAHLAVALRGPLPEILRDREDLPERAADLLTHVWTEAVRPDWHRRRRVLEADVVARTARLSQEGWAAALGAMRPGMRWLGENRLQVNLHEYPPHDVSDARIVFVPVTPQRHGWVSWEEPPQHPHPGATPPRYGIVYPCSGVLAQARPGGGGGPSSVAVPGSLARLLGGARARVLVLLGAPMSTSQLVAVTGQGLGSVGRHLRLLLDAHLVERRRSGRSVLYYRTAEGDVLVGAQEAGA
- a CDS encoding MFS transporter → MPTTCRSTTYRSLFRTPEFTPLFLASSAQVAAQTMSGLALGTLVYRATDSPLLSALSMFGPSLAQVLGATTLLSAADRLAPRATMTGTALAFAAGTALLALPAPLWTVFALVLTLGLVASLGGGVRWGLLNEILPKDAYIVGRSVFNMANGITQITGYATGGVLITLLSPRGTLLTAAALYATAALIARCALTARPPRAKGRPSIRATWHTNRTLLSPSPRRHLYLALWIPNGLIVGCESLYVPYAPEHAGLLFACAALGMLAGDVAVARLAGPALRARLGVPLLLLLAAPYLLFVLHPRPSLAAALAALASIGFGASLLQQEHLMAVTPPELAGHALGLHSAGMLAMQGVGAALAGSLAQLTSPATAMTITAATSITVTLTLARGLASAPVRPPSVSPVGAPIGRRTG
- a CDS encoding VOC family protein, with product MAIQRMDNVGIVVEDLDAAIAYFVELGMELEGRARVEGPVADQCTGLDGVSCDIAMVRTPDGHSRLELAKYRSPAAVGAGPRNQPHNILGTHRVMFAVDDIKDTVARLRPHGAELLGEIARFEDSYLLCYVRGPEGIIVGLAEQLS
- a CDS encoding glutathione peroxidase, with the protein product MTTDNASVSPAASGASALDVDIDALQGGSADLGQYKGRAVLVVNVASKCGLTPQYAGLERLHERYAAQGFTVLGVPCNQFMGQEPGSSEEIAEFCSATYGVTFPMTEKVDVNGDARHTLYERLTGFADGEGHSGDIRWNFEKFLIGRDGTVVARFSPQTEPESAEVVAAVEAHLG